The genomic interval TGGAAAATATTACTCCTGATTCAAAGATTTATGCATATCCTAATGATAATAGTTTGCTTTTATTTAATCCGAACGAAAAAATATTAAAAATTCTATCCCGTCCTAAACAACAGAAAAGTGAAATTATGAGCTTAAATAAAAATCGACCGAATCCTGTTGACAATTATACTGAATTTGAATTTACCCTGAATGAACCAATGTATATCACATTTACAATTTATAACCTCATTGGGAAACCTGTTAAGGTGCTCGCAAGTGGTTTTTATAATAAAGGTACACATACCATACCCTGGCATGCAGATGATGAAAAGGGTGCACTCGTGCCCAATGGTGTATATTTTTACCGACTGGAAGCGAAAAAGGGTGTTTTGATAAAACAGTTGATTGTTTTAAGATAAAAATTTTTCTTTGGCGAACTTAAGCCGAATTATAAATCCTGCCCTCTCAAGCATCAATAAGGTAATCAAAAGATATAAAATTTTAGAAAAAAATTCTGGGTTAGTTGTTGGAGTTTCAGGTGGAAGTGATAGTCTTGTGCTTCTATACTTGCTCTGCGAATACAATGAAAAATTCAATCAAAACTACGAAATATATGCCTGTCATATTCGTCCCGACTTTCCTGATTGGAACACAGGATTCATTGAAAATTATTGTAAATGGTTGGAAATTCCCTGTAAGATTATAAACATCAAAATAGACAGCCGTTTGCAATCAGTTGAAAAAAAATGTTTTTTTTGCTCAAGACAGCGGCGACGTAAACTCCTTGAATATGCCGAATCTTTAAATATCTTCAAAGTAGCACTTGCTCATCACCTTGAAGATGTTGTAGAAACCTTTCTTTTAAATGTTATTTATAATGGCGAGATATCTACCATTGTTCCTTCTCAATCAGTAATCCAGGGTCGCTTTTCATTTGTCAGACCAATTTATTACCTTGATAAAAAAATTATTGACTCTATTGCTCGTGTATTAAATATCCCTGTAAACTTAAACAAATGTCCTTATTATCAAATTTCTAAAAGACAGAAAATCAGAAATTTCTTGAATGATATTTCAATTGAATATCCTGAAGTTTATAATAGTATATTCAATGGTATCATGAATATTAAAAGACCCTATCTGCCAGCTTAATTACTTCAACCAATTCTTAAAATCTGTATGT from candidate division WOR-3 bacterium carries:
- a CDS encoding ATP-binding protein; its protein translation is MANLSRIINPALSSINKVIKRYKILEKNSGLVVGVSGGSDSLVLLYLLCEYNEKFNQNYEIYACHIRPDFPDWNTGFIENYCKWLEIPCKIINIKIDSRLQSVEKKCFFCSRQRRRKLLEYAESLNIFKVALAHHLEDVVETFLLNVIYNGEISTIVPSQSVIQGRFSFVRPIYYLDKKIIDSIARVLNIPVNLNKCPYYQISKRQKIRNFLNDISIEYPEVYNSIFNGIMNIKRPYLPA